One window from the genome of Carcharodon carcharias isolate sCarCar2 chromosome 9, sCarCar2.pri, whole genome shotgun sequence encodes:
- the elk4 gene encoding ETS domain-containing protein Elk-4, whose product MDSTITLWQFLLQLLLEPKNDHLICWTSNDGEFKLLKAEDVAKLWGFRKNKPNMNYDKLSRALRYYYDKNIIKKVNGQKFVYKFVCYPEILNMDLNMVARAENGMETSSPEMNRPLKDKENHSQEKATSSSKISSRNDYIHSGLYSSFTLNSLQTNPNIFKSIKIENPAEKLPEEKKKKPSHQEPVTVIKFITNPPKRPPPVSVVEPAMVPSVAVTSPKPVLMEDSLSVPNIVASFTTTPPISSVSPSTPLPLSPGSPILASSLDPPTTLAVKTELAASPSDDLTRPLELSSDGEDPLLDNPEARHQKGRSKKPKGLELTPALVITSSDPSPLALPSPPLPAASLTPAYLAQTPFLLTPSPLLSSIHFWSTLSPVASLSPARIPGTSTLFQFPNIANSHMQIPLSSVDGSSTPASLSPDLQKA is encoded by the exons ATGGACAGCACCATCAcgctgtggcagttcctgctgcaacTTCTTCTGGAGCCCAAGAATGACCACCTGATCTGCTGGACATCGAATGATGGCGAGTTCAAACTGCTCAAGGCTGAGGATGTGGCTAAACTGTGGGGATTTCGCAAAAACAAGCCCAACATGAATTATGATAAGCTGAGTAGAGCACTACGATATTATTATGATAAG AACATTATTAAAAAGGTGAACGGACAGAAATTTGTATATAAATTTGTGTGTTATCCGGAGATATTAAACATGGACCTCAACATGGTGGCCAGGGCTGAGAATGGGATGGAAACAAGCTCTCCTGAAATGAATAGACCACTGAAGGACAAGGAGAACCACAGCCAGGAGAAAGCAACCTCGTCCTCCAAGATCTCCAGCCGCAACGATTACATCCACTCAGGTCTCTACTCGTCCTTCACCTTGAATTCGTTGCAAACCAACCCGAACATCTTTAAGTCAATTAAAATCGAGAACCCAGCCGAGAAACTGCCagaggagaagaagaagaagccCTCTCATCAGGAACCAGTGACCGTCATTAAATTCATAACCAACCCACCTAAAAGGCCGCCACCAGTCTCTGTGGTAGAACCTGCAATGGTGCCCTCAGTTGCAGTGACCTCACCAAAGCCGGTGTTAATGGAAGACTCCCTGTCCGTGCCAAACATCGTAGCATCTTTTACCACTACTCCGCCCATCTCCTCCGTCTCACCCTCCACACCCCTGCCCTTGAGCCCTGGCTCACCCATTTTAGCCTCCTCCTTGGATCCTCCCACTACCTTAGCAGTCAAGACTGAGCTGGCTGCCAGTCCTTCGGATGACTTGACGCGGCCTCTGGAGCTCTCCTCGGATGGGGAAGATCCGTTGTTGGACAATCCAGAAGCCAGACATCAAAAGGGCCGGTCAAAGAAGCCTAAGGGACTGGAACTGACTCCGGCATTGGTCATTACCAGCAGTGACCCAAGCCCTCTGGCTTTACCAAGTCCTCCCCTCCCAGCGGCTTCACTAACACCGGCCTACTTAGCCCAG ACACCATTCTTACTGACTCCCAGTCCATTGCTCTCCAGCATCCATTTCTGGAGCACTCTTAGTCCTGTGGCCTCACTCAGTCCTGCCAGAATCCCTGGAACCAGCACTTTATTTCAA TTCCCTAATATCGCCAACAGTCACATGCAGATCCCATTGTCAAGTGTTGATGGCTCATCGACTCCGGCATCCTTGTCACCAGACCTTCAGAAGGCCTAA